The Primulina huaijiensis isolate GDHJ02 chromosome 12, ASM1229523v2, whole genome shotgun sequence genome has a window encoding:
- the LOC140990507 gene encoding ACT domain-containing protein ACR4-like: protein MDDEYEKFIRRMNPPRVVIDNESCKNATVIQVDCANKHGILLEVVQVLIDLNLIITRAYITSDGGWFMDVFNVTDHDGNKITDAEILSYIQKSLGPDSCFATSMRRSVGLTSEMDHTSIELIGSDRPGLLSEVSAVLTHLKCNVVNAEVWTHNTRAAAVMQVTDELTGGAITDLEKLTMVKRLLCNILKGSNKSREAKTVVSHGGTHTERRLHQMMLADRDYDRMGDDSLDDKERPSVNVVNWNDKDYSVVTIRCKDRPKLLFDVLCTLTDMQYIVFHGSVDAEGPEAHQEYCVRHVDGSPLKSDAERQRVIQCLEAAIQRRVSEGLKLELCTTDRVGLLSDVTRIFRENSLTVTRAEVTTRAGKAVNTFYVCDASGYPVDRKIIDSIRQTIGRTILRVKGCPEEMNLVPQESPTRFLFGGLFKSRSFCNFGSIKSDS from the exons ATGGATGATGAATACGAGAAGTTTATTCGGAGAATGAACCCTCCAag AGTTGTCATTGATAACGAATCGTGCAAAAACGCTACGGTTATTCAG GTAGACTGTGCTAACAAACATGGTATTCTTCTTGAAGTCGTGCAAGTCCTTATTGATCTCAATCTCATTATAACCAGAGCTTATATAACGTCTGATGGTGGATGGTTCATGGATG TTTTCAATGTCACTGATCATGATGGGAACAAGATAACAGATGCTGAAATTCTGAGTTATATTCAAAAG TCACTCGGTCCTGATTCTTGCTTTGCGACCTCAATGAGAAGATCTGTGGGGCTAACATCCGAAATGGACCACACTTCAATCGAGTTAATAGGAAGTGACAGACCGGGGTTACTTTCCGAAGTTAGCGCGGTTCTAACCCACCTCAAGTGCAATGTGGTGAATGCTGAGGTCTGGACCCATAACACGCGTGCAGCAGCCGTAATGCAAGTAACTGATGAGTTAACAGGAGGGGCGATTACTGATCTCGAAAAACTAACCATGGTTAAGCGCCTTTTATGCAATATTCTTAAGGGCAGTAACAAATCTAGAGAAGCTAAAACCGTGGTATCTCATGGGGGGACTCATACCGAAAGAAGGCTTCATCAGATGATGCTTGCTGACCGAGATTATGATCGAATGGGGGATGATTCTCTGGACGATAAAGAAAGGCCGAGTGTTAATGTTGTCAATTGGAATGATAAGGACTACTCGGTGGTAACGATCCGGTGCAAGGATAGGCCGAAGCTTCTGTTTGATGTTTTGTGTACTTTGACTGATATGCAGTACATCGTTTTCCACGGAAGCGTCGACGCCGAGGGACCGGAAGCTCATCAG GAGTACTGCGTGAGGCATGTCGATGGATCACCGTTGAAATCGGATGCAGAGAGACAAAGGGTGATCCAATGTCTTGAAGCAGCGATACAAAGGAGAGTATCCGAG GGCTTGAAACTAGAACTCTGCACAACCGACAGAGTGGGGCTGTTGTCTGATGTAACACGGATTTTTCGCGAAAATAGCCTAACAGTGACCCGAGCCGAAGTGACCACACGAGCCGGCAAGGCAGTAAACACATTCTACGTATGCGACGCGTCGGGGTACCCAGTGGACCGAAAGATTATAGATTCCATACGACAAACGATCGGACGAACAATACTTCGAGTAAAAGGCTGTCCTGAGGAGATGAATCTAGTCCCTCAAGAATCCCCAACAAGATTTCTGTTTGGAGGGCTCTTCAAATCCAGATCATTTTGTAATTTTGGTTCGATAAAGTCTGATTCTTGA
- the LOC140990172 gene encoding uncharacterized protein yields MKKNQESVFVEEQAARQEREENVEVHQSRVEETQPLPTGEISEMGEMWKEIRRLREQVGSRAPVPKRGSPFSLAILEEGLPPNFRQSNIGEYDGHTDPEEHLGRFENAALLHQYSDGVRCRVFLGTLVKSAQQWFNTLQPNSIQSFEDFATAFLHRFASSKRHQRNYLSLFVMKQQETETLREFVQRFNSAALEIPTATPDIMISAFTQGLRGGEFFKSLVKKPPSSYDDLLARAEKYVNLEDAQRYRRMEQRPGGSRMEGGEIGGRKRGSVEKEEDRNRSRGQFSSHVPLNRNRDKVMEVKEPEGRWQKSQRAEGGVRMPPTDKREASSSGDRPKPRPSPRRGRGPPWINQRVGEPRREGRGQDFPREPVEPRRRADEDNHPTRGMIHMISGGATDGDSGRARKAHGRRLENFEISRGADLPQDPVISFGPEDLRGIVAPHNDALVVTATIANYDVARIFIDNGSSVNILFKSTLDQMKVEGFEFDPVSTPLYGFAGHAIPPLGQITLPLSLGRDPRRVTKMITFTVVDTPSSYNGILGRPALKDFRAVASTYHQKLKFPVGKEVGVLCGDQKVARRCYEGTVKEEGKRARVEVNMIRRGRSGLPVARKEVWEVMEEEPEVIVLGPEKKMLRIARDLDLRVREELIAFLQANLSVFAWSAQELTGTAPDVAEHRLNILPNARPVKQKKRHFGPEKDKVIQKEVGELLEAGHIREVQFPTWLSNVVLVPKSSGKWRMCVDFRDLNKACPKDCYPLPRIDQLVDSTAGHQYLCMLDAYQGYHQIPLAVEDQDKVSFITSEGTFCYVVMPFGLKNAGATYQRLMDRVFYEQVGRNVEVYVDDIMVKSKDSTQLIPDLVETFSTLRSYRLKLNPQKCIFGVRSGKFLVYMVTERGIEANPEKVQAIQDMVSPQGPKDVQQLTGRIDALARFISRSAHRSLPFFRTLRKAKKFEWGPDCEKAFTELKEYLAELHVLAKPAAGEPLWVYLSATEGAISSVLVKLDGAELRFDLFPNLWRLTNSRKNARPHPCECLFLKSFWGRCP; encoded by the exons ATGAAAAAGAATCAAGAGTCTGTGTTTGTAGAGGAACAGGCCGCCCGTCAGGAACGTGAGGAAAATGTTGAAGTCCACCAGAGCAGGGTGGAGGAGACGCAACCCCTCCCAACtggggagattagtgagatggggGAGATGTGGAAGGAGATACGGAGGTTGAGGGAGCAGGTAGGAAGCAGAGCGCCGGTACCCAAGAGAGGAAGCCCTTTTTCACTAGCCATCTTGGAGGAAGGGCTTCCTCCGAATTTCCGACAATCTAACATTGGTGAGTATGACGGACATACTGAccccgaggaacacttggggagatTTGAGAATGCGGCTTTGTTGCACCAATATTCAGATGGAGTCAGGTGCAGGGTGTTTCTTGGCACGTTGGTGAAGTcagcccagcaatggtttaacaccctgcagcccaactccatacaGTCTTTTGAGGATTTTGCTACAGCTTTCTTGCACCGATTTGCCAGCAGCAAGAGGCACCAGAGAAATTATTTGAGCTTGTTCGTGATGAAACAGCAAGAGACTGAAACTTTGCGAGAAtttgtccagcgtttcaacAGTGCAGCGCTGGAGATACCGACGGCTACccctgacatcatgataagtgcctttacaCAAGGACTGAGGGGAGGGGAGTTTTTCAAGTCGCTGGTCAAGAAGCCTCCGTCGAGCTATGATGACTTGCTGGCTCGGGCGGAGAAGTATGTAAATCTAGAGGATGCCCAACGGTATAGAAGGATGGAGCAGCGGCCCGGGGGAAGTAGGATGGAGGGGGGAGAGATAGGAGGTAGGAAGAGGGGTTCAGTGGAGAAGGAGGAGGACAGAAATAGAAGtagaggacaattctcatcaCATGTTCCTCTGAACAGGAATCGCGATAAGGTAATGGAGGTGAAGGAGCCAGAGGGAAGGTGGCAGAAGTCGCAGAGAGCGGAGGGCGGTGTTAGGATGCCTCCGACGGACAAACGAGAGGCATCCTCATCCGGGGACCGACCGAAACCTCGCCCGTCTCCTAGGAGAGGTCGAGGTCCTCCTTGGATCAACCAGAGGGTCGGAGAGCCGAGAAGAGAAGGGCGGGGTCAGGATTTTCCTCGGGAACCTGTTGAGCCGAGGAGGAGAGCAGATGAAGATAACCACCCcacgagaggaatgattcacatgatctcggggggtgctactgatggagactctggGCGAGCTCGGAAAGCACACGGGAGGAGGTTGGAGAATTTTGAGATATCCAGGGGTGCAGACTTACCCCAAGATCCTGTCATCAGCTTCGGGCCGGAAGACCTTCGAGGTATCGTGGCTCCTcataacgatgccttggtggtgaCAGCCACTATTGCCAACTACGATGTGGCAAGGATCTTCATTGATAATGGGAGCTCTGTAAATATATTGTTCAAGAGCACGTTGGATCAGATGAAGGTGGAAGGGTTCGAGTTTGATCCGGTCTCCACTCCTCTGTATGGGTTCGCGGGACATGCCATTCCGCCGCTGGGTCAAATTACTCTTCCCCTATCTTTGGGACGCGACCCTCGACGGGTAACAAAGATGATAACATTTACCGTGGTGGATACCCCCTCATCGTATAATGGAATCTTGGGGCGGCCAGCCTTAAAGGATTTCAGAGCCGTAGCCTCCACGTATCATCAGAAGTTGAAGTTTCCTGTGGGGAAAGAAGTGGGAGTCTTGTGCGGGGACCAGAAGGTCGCGCGTCGGTGTTATGAAGGGACGGTGAAGGAGGAGGGGAAGAGGGCGCGGGTGGAAGTTAATATGATTAGAAGGGGGAGGAGTGGGTTGCCCGTAGCGAGGAAGGAGGTTTGGGAGGTTATGGAGGAAGAACCGGAGGTCATAGTGCTGGGACCCGAAAAGAAAATGCTCAGAATAGCCCGTGACCTTGACCTAAGGGTTAGGGAGGAACTCATTGCTTTCTTACAGGCCAATCTCAGCGTGTTCGCTTGGTCAGCTCAAGAGCTCACTGGGACGGCCCCGGATGTGGCGGAGCATCGGTTGAACATCTTGCCGAATGCTCGCCCAgtaaaacagaagaaaagacaTTTCGGGCCTGAGAAAGATAAAGTTATACAGAAAGAGGTCGGTGAATTGCTTGAGGCTGGGCACATTCGAGAAGTGCAATTCCCTACTTGGCTATCGAATGTTGTCCTAGTCCCGAAGAGTTCAGGGAAGTGGAGGATGTGTGTGGACTTCAGAGATCTCAACAAGGCATGTCCTAAAGATTGTTATCCTTTGCCTCGGATAGATCAGTTGGTGGACTCCACAGCTGGACATCAGTATTTGTGCATGCTGGACGCTTATCAAGGGTACCATCAAATCCCTTTGGCTGTGGAGGATCAGGATAAAGTGAGTTTCATCACCTCTGAAGGAACTTTCTGTTACGTGGTCATGCCCTTTGGACTCAAAAATGCCGGAGCCACGTATCAGCGATTGATGGATAGAGTCTTTTATGAGCAGGTGGGAAGGAATGTCGAAGTGTATGTGGATGACATCATGGTAAAGTCTAAGGATTCAACCCAGCTCATACCTGACTTAGTGGAGACCTTTTCCACCCTCAGGTCTTATAGGCTGAAGTTGAATCCTCAGAAGTGTATTTTTGGGGTGAGGAGTGGGAAGTTCTTGGTCTATATGGTAACAGAAAGGGGGATCGAGGCTAACCCTGAGAAAGTGCAAGCTATCCAAGATATGGTCTCTCCCCAGGGACCCAAAGATGTTCAGCAGCTGACAGGTAGGATTGATGCGCTGGCACGCTTTATCTCGAGGTCCGCCCACCGAAGCTTACCATTCTTTCGGACCTTGCGTAAAGCGAAAAAATTTGAGTGGGGTCCGGATTGCGAGAAGGCTTTCACAGAATTGAAGGAGTACCTTGCCGAGCTTCATGTCCTTGCCAAACCGGCGGCGGGTGAGCCTTTGTGGGTATATTTATCTGCCACTGAAGGGGCTATAAGTTCAGTCCTTGTTAAGCTAGATGG AGCAGAATTACGATTTGATTTGTTTCCAAATCTTTGGAGACTGACGAACAGCAGGAAAAATGCACGGCCTCACCCTTGTGAGTGCTTGTTTCTGAAGAGCTTTTGGGGGCGTTGCCCGTAA